The following are encoded in a window of Anopheles gambiae chromosome X, idAnoGambNW_F1_1, whole genome shotgun sequence genomic DNA:
- the LOC133391040 gene encoding uncharacterized protein LOC133391040 isoform X1, with amino-acid sequence MHVLVDIASASAKDRQVFRSRLFTRVPSAMASRSSQYRKRRRFMEEVEREIDNEINNMETSSPVMVPASTSRMFNELHSTDSNLGGNVECSFSIDVDTNNTNNDSAATVDENNLDDIEDEQEECAEDLYDAYNYLNDFQSLKEALRYLAIMGHLSRNFLNLLLAILRKFGHPELPKDGRTLLKIPKVSQEIQHIAGGQMWYSGIEVGLRNYFRNHVPEENKFSLHIFIDGLPLFKSSATQFWPILFKVKEIPDCPVMIAGVFCGQKKPTDLEPYLRQLVDELNNLQVIGMLFGEKVVKIFAKAFVTDTPARSFIKSVMYFPGKHGCTKCTVVGEFVKPERKVIFCSPQPAPPRTDESFRQRHDTEHHKQIRSPLEEIGGLDMIKSFPTSDRLHLIDIGNTRKILYGLFHHKFISFVIWSSEHKKNASHFLMKTKLPSEIHRPFRSLDTLQYWKATEFRSFLHYISPVIYKHFMHSDGFNHYLLYFCGITIFSSSVYKNLNPLAKRMLQQFVVDFPLYYGRTHMSSNVHNLLHVFDDVEELGPLDDWSSYDYENFLQFIKRDVKTGSKCVEQVAGRFKLYASINVHHGPKEKKYPCLTIDTV; translated from the exons ATGCATGTATTGGTTGACATTGCAAGTGCGTCGGCGAAGGACAGACAAGT TTTTAGATCCAGATTATTTACGAGAGTACCATCAGCAATGGCTTCAAGATCATCCCAATATCGGAAGCGTCGTCGCTTTATGGAAGAAGTTGAGAGAGAAATAGACAATGAGATCAATAATATGGAGACTTCCTCACCTGTCATGGTGCCGGCATCGACGAGCAGGATGTTCA ACGAATTGCATAGTACTGATAGCAACTTAGGTGGGAATGTAGAGTGTAGCTTTAGCATAGATGTAGATACTAACAATACTAACAATGACAGCGCTGCAACTGTTGACGAAAATAATTTGGATGATATAGAAGATGAACAGGAAGAATGTGCTGAAGATTTGTATGATGCTTAtaactatttgaatgattttcaaaGTTTAAAAGAAGCTTTGAGATATTTGGCAATAATGGGTCATCTTTCTCGCAACTTTCTTAACTTGCTTCTtgcaattttaagaaaatttGGTCATCCTGAACTTCCTAAAGATGGTCGTACTTTACTAAAAATTCCTAAAGTTAGCCAAGAGATTCAGCATATAGCAGGTGGACAAATGTGGTACTCAGGGATAGAAGTTGGCCTTCGaaattattttaggaatcatGTTCCAGAGGAAAATAAGTTTTcgttacatatttttattgatGGCCTTCCTCTCTTCAAAAGTAGTGCTACACAATTTTGGCCAATTCTttttaaagtaaaagaaaTTCCCGATTGCCCGGTAATGATCGCAGGTGTATTTTGTGGTCAGAAAAAACCTACCGACTTAGAGCCTTATTTGCGACAGCTCGTAGATGAATTAAACAATTTGCAAGTAATAGGCATGCTGTTTGGAGAGAAAGTTGTAAAAATTTTTGCCAAGGCTTTTGTCACCGATACCCCTGCGCGGTCCTTTATAAAATCGGTAATGTACTTTCCGGGAAAACACGGGTGCACGAAGTGTACTGTCGTTGGAGAGTTTGTAAAACCGGAGCGCAAAGTAATATTTTGTTCACCACAACCTGCTCCACCACGTACAGATGAAAGTTTTCGACAAAGACACGATACAGAGCATCATAAACAAATTCGATCTCCTTTAGAAGAGATTGGTGGATTAGATATGATCAAAAGTTTTCCCACTTCTGATCGACTTCATCTTATCGATATTGGCAACACTCGTAAAATTTTGTACGGTCTTTTTCATCATAAATTTATAAGTTTTGTAATATGGTCTAGTGAACACAAGAAAAATGCCTCTCACTTTTTGATGAAAACGAAACTGCCTTCTGAAATACATCGACCATTTCGATCTCTTGACACTCTTCAGTATTGGAAAGCAACTGAATTTAGGTCTTTCCTACACTATATTAGCCCTGTTATATATAAACATTTTATGCACAGTGACGGCTTTAACCATTATTTGCTCTACTTTTGTGGCATAACTATTTTCTCATCGTCAGTATATAAAAATTTAAACCCGCTTGCAAAAAGAATGCTTCAacaatttgttgttgatttccCACTGTACTATGGTCGCACCCATATGAGCAGCAATGTGCACAATCTTCTCCACGTATTTGATGACGTTGAAGAACTTGGTCCATTGGACGATTGGTCTTCTTATGATTATGAAAACTttttacagtttattaaacgAGATGTTAAGACAGGTTCAAAATGTGTGGAACAAGTAGCGGGCAGATTCAAGTTATATGCCTCAATTAATGTACATCATGGTcccaaagaaaagaaatatcCCTGTTTGACTATAGATACAGTCTAG
- the LOC133391040 gene encoding uncharacterized protein LOC133391040 isoform X2, whose translation MNFRSRLFTRVPSAMASRSSQYRKRRRFMEEVEREIDNEINNMETSSPVMVPASTSRMFNELHSTDSNLGGNVECSFSIDVDTNNTNNDSAATVDENNLDDIEDEQEECAEDLYDAYNYLNDFQSLKEALRYLAIMGHLSRNFLNLLLAILRKFGHPELPKDGRTLLKIPKVSQEIQHIAGGQMWYSGIEVGLRNYFRNHVPEENKFSLHIFIDGLPLFKSSATQFWPILFKVKEIPDCPVMIAGVFCGQKKPTDLEPYLRQLVDELNNLQVIGMLFGEKVVKIFAKAFVTDTPARSFIKSVMYFPGKHGCTKCTVVGEFVKPERKVIFCSPQPAPPRTDESFRQRHDTEHHKQIRSPLEEIGGLDMIKSFPTSDRLHLIDIGNTRKILYGLFHHKFISFVIWSSEHKKNASHFLMKTKLPSEIHRPFRSLDTLQYWKATEFRSFLHYISPVIYKHFMHSDGFNHYLLYFCGITIFSSSVYKNLNPLAKRMLQQFVVDFPLYYGRTHMSSNVHNLLHVFDDVEELGPLDDWSSYDYENFLQFIKRDVKTGSKCVEQVAGRFKLYASINVHHGPKEKKYPCLTIDTV comes from the exons TTTTAGATCCAGATTATTTACGAGAGTACCATCAGCAATGGCTTCAAGATCATCCCAATATCGGAAGCGTCGTCGCTTTATGGAAGAAGTTGAGAGAGAAATAGACAATGAGATCAATAATATGGAGACTTCCTCACCTGTCATGGTGCCGGCATCGACGAGCAGGATGTTCA ACGAATTGCATAGTACTGATAGCAACTTAGGTGGGAATGTAGAGTGTAGCTTTAGCATAGATGTAGATACTAACAATACTAACAATGACAGCGCTGCAACTGTTGACGAAAATAATTTGGATGATATAGAAGATGAACAGGAAGAATGTGCTGAAGATTTGTATGATGCTTAtaactatttgaatgattttcaaaGTTTAAAAGAAGCTTTGAGATATTTGGCAATAATGGGTCATCTTTCTCGCAACTTTCTTAACTTGCTTCTtgcaattttaagaaaatttGGTCATCCTGAACTTCCTAAAGATGGTCGTACTTTACTAAAAATTCCTAAAGTTAGCCAAGAGATTCAGCATATAGCAGGTGGACAAATGTGGTACTCAGGGATAGAAGTTGGCCTTCGaaattattttaggaatcatGTTCCAGAGGAAAATAAGTTTTcgttacatatttttattgatGGCCTTCCTCTCTTCAAAAGTAGTGCTACACAATTTTGGCCAATTCTttttaaagtaaaagaaaTTCCCGATTGCCCGGTAATGATCGCAGGTGTATTTTGTGGTCAGAAAAAACCTACCGACTTAGAGCCTTATTTGCGACAGCTCGTAGATGAATTAAACAATTTGCAAGTAATAGGCATGCTGTTTGGAGAGAAAGTTGTAAAAATTTTTGCCAAGGCTTTTGTCACCGATACCCCTGCGCGGTCCTTTATAAAATCGGTAATGTACTTTCCGGGAAAACACGGGTGCACGAAGTGTACTGTCGTTGGAGAGTTTGTAAAACCGGAGCGCAAAGTAATATTTTGTTCACCACAACCTGCTCCACCACGTACAGATGAAAGTTTTCGACAAAGACACGATACAGAGCATCATAAACAAATTCGATCTCCTTTAGAAGAGATTGGTGGATTAGATATGATCAAAAGTTTTCCCACTTCTGATCGACTTCATCTTATCGATATTGGCAACACTCGTAAAATTTTGTACGGTCTTTTTCATCATAAATTTATAAGTTTTGTAATATGGTCTAGTGAACACAAGAAAAATGCCTCTCACTTTTTGATGAAAACGAAACTGCCTTCTGAAATACATCGACCATTTCGATCTCTTGACACTCTTCAGTATTGGAAAGCAACTGAATTTAGGTCTTTCCTACACTATATTAGCCCTGTTATATATAAACATTTTATGCACAGTGACGGCTTTAACCATTATTTGCTCTACTTTTGTGGCATAACTATTTTCTCATCGTCAGTATATAAAAATTTAAACCCGCTTGCAAAAAGAATGCTTCAacaatttgttgttgatttccCACTGTACTATGGTCGCACCCATATGAGCAGCAATGTGCACAATCTTCTCCACGTATTTGATGACGTTGAAGAACTTGGTCCATTGGACGATTGGTCTTCTTATGATTATGAAAACTttttacagtttattaaacgAGATGTTAAGACAGGTTCAAAATGTGTGGAACAAGTAGCGGGCAGATTCAAGTTATATGCCTCAATTAATGTACATCATGGTcccaaagaaaagaaatatcCCTGTTTGACTATAGATACAGTCTAG
- the LOC133391040 gene encoding uncharacterized protein LOC133391040 isoform X3, protein MASRSSQYRKRRRFMEEVEREIDNEINNMETSSPVMVPASTSRMFNELHSTDSNLGGNVECSFSIDVDTNNTNNDSAATVDENNLDDIEDEQEECAEDLYDAYNYLNDFQSLKEALRYLAIMGHLSRNFLNLLLAILRKFGHPELPKDGRTLLKIPKVSQEIQHIAGGQMWYSGIEVGLRNYFRNHVPEENKFSLHIFIDGLPLFKSSATQFWPILFKVKEIPDCPVMIAGVFCGQKKPTDLEPYLRQLVDELNNLQVIGMLFGEKVVKIFAKAFVTDTPARSFIKSVMYFPGKHGCTKCTVVGEFVKPERKVIFCSPQPAPPRTDESFRQRHDTEHHKQIRSPLEEIGGLDMIKSFPTSDRLHLIDIGNTRKILYGLFHHKFISFVIWSSEHKKNASHFLMKTKLPSEIHRPFRSLDTLQYWKATEFRSFLHYISPVIYKHFMHSDGFNHYLLYFCGITIFSSSVYKNLNPLAKRMLQQFVVDFPLYYGRTHMSSNVHNLLHVFDDVEELGPLDDWSSYDYENFLQFIKRDVKTGSKCVEQVAGRFKLYASINVHHGPKEKKYPCLTIDTV, encoded by the exons ATGGCTTCAAGATCATCCCAATATCGGAAGCGTCGTCGCTTTATGGAAGAAGTTGAGAGAGAAATAGACAATGAGATCAATAATATGGAGACTTCCTCACCTGTCATGGTGCCGGCATCGACGAGCAGGATGTTCA ACGAATTGCATAGTACTGATAGCAACTTAGGTGGGAATGTAGAGTGTAGCTTTAGCATAGATGTAGATACTAACAATACTAACAATGACAGCGCTGCAACTGTTGACGAAAATAATTTGGATGATATAGAAGATGAACAGGAAGAATGTGCTGAAGATTTGTATGATGCTTAtaactatttgaatgattttcaaaGTTTAAAAGAAGCTTTGAGATATTTGGCAATAATGGGTCATCTTTCTCGCAACTTTCTTAACTTGCTTCTtgcaattttaagaaaatttGGTCATCCTGAACTTCCTAAAGATGGTCGTACTTTACTAAAAATTCCTAAAGTTAGCCAAGAGATTCAGCATATAGCAGGTGGACAAATGTGGTACTCAGGGATAGAAGTTGGCCTTCGaaattattttaggaatcatGTTCCAGAGGAAAATAAGTTTTcgttacatatttttattgatGGCCTTCCTCTCTTCAAAAGTAGTGCTACACAATTTTGGCCAATTCTttttaaagtaaaagaaaTTCCCGATTGCCCGGTAATGATCGCAGGTGTATTTTGTGGTCAGAAAAAACCTACCGACTTAGAGCCTTATTTGCGACAGCTCGTAGATGAATTAAACAATTTGCAAGTAATAGGCATGCTGTTTGGAGAGAAAGTTGTAAAAATTTTTGCCAAGGCTTTTGTCACCGATACCCCTGCGCGGTCCTTTATAAAATCGGTAATGTACTTTCCGGGAAAACACGGGTGCACGAAGTGTACTGTCGTTGGAGAGTTTGTAAAACCGGAGCGCAAAGTAATATTTTGTTCACCACAACCTGCTCCACCACGTACAGATGAAAGTTTTCGACAAAGACACGATACAGAGCATCATAAACAAATTCGATCTCCTTTAGAAGAGATTGGTGGATTAGATATGATCAAAAGTTTTCCCACTTCTGATCGACTTCATCTTATCGATATTGGCAACACTCGTAAAATTTTGTACGGTCTTTTTCATCATAAATTTATAAGTTTTGTAATATGGTCTAGTGAACACAAGAAAAATGCCTCTCACTTTTTGATGAAAACGAAACTGCCTTCTGAAATACATCGACCATTTCGATCTCTTGACACTCTTCAGTATTGGAAAGCAACTGAATTTAGGTCTTTCCTACACTATATTAGCCCTGTTATATATAAACATTTTATGCACAGTGACGGCTTTAACCATTATTTGCTCTACTTTTGTGGCATAACTATTTTCTCATCGTCAGTATATAAAAATTTAAACCCGCTTGCAAAAAGAATGCTTCAacaatttgttgttgatttccCACTGTACTATGGTCGCACCCATATGAGCAGCAATGTGCACAATCTTCTCCACGTATTTGATGACGTTGAAGAACTTGGTCCATTGGACGATTGGTCTTCTTATGATTATGAAAACTttttacagtttattaaacgAGATGTTAAGACAGGTTCAAAATGTGTGGAACAAGTAGCGGGCAGATTCAAGTTATATGCCTCAATTAATGTACATCATGGTcccaaagaaaagaaatatcCCTGTTTGACTATAGATACAGTCTAG